The Lutibacter profundi genome includes a region encoding these proteins:
- the rsmA gene encoding 16S rRNA (adenine(1518)-N(6)/adenine(1519)-N(6))-dimethyltransferase RsmA, which translates to MSVKAKKHLGQHFLKDELIAQQIADSLTGKGYEKVLEIGPGMGVLTKYLLQKKFTTHVIEIDTESVEYLKAHYLNLTNRIILNNFLKINLFEYFGNNQVAIIGNFPYNISTQIVFKTLENKHQIPEFSGMFQKEVAKRIAEKEGSKVYGILSVLTQAFYNVEYLFTVPPTVFNPPPKVDSGVIRLTRKENYILPVNEKLFYRVVKTAFQQRRKTLRNSLKIMNLSNNLREDSIFAKRPEQLSVQEFINLTSKIEKDAV; encoded by the coding sequence ATGAGTGTAAAAGCAAAAAAACACCTTGGTCAACATTTTTTAAAAGATGAACTTATTGCACAACAAATAGCAGATAGTTTAACCGGAAAAGGATATGAAAAAGTATTAGAAATAGGCCCAGGAATGGGTGTTTTAACCAAATATTTACTTCAAAAAAAATTCACAACTCACGTTATAGAAATTGATACAGAATCTGTTGAATATTTAAAAGCTCATTATTTAAATTTAACCAATAGAATTATTTTAAACAATTTTTTAAAAATAAATTTGTTTGAATATTTTGGAAATAATCAAGTTGCTATTATTGGTAATTTCCCTTATAATATTTCTACCCAAATAGTTTTTAAAACCTTAGAAAACAAACACCAAATCCCCGAATTTTCAGGGATGTTTCAAAAAGAAGTAGCCAAAAGAATTGCAGAAAAAGAAGGAAGTAAAGTATACGGAATTTTATCGGTGCTTACACAAGCATTTTATAATGTTGAATACTTGTTTACCGTTCCTCCAACTGTTTTTAATCCGCCACCAAAAGTAGATTCGGGAGTTATTAGACTTACTAGAAAAGAAAATTATATACTTCCTGTAAATGAAAAATTATTTTACCGCGTTGTAAAAACTGCTTTTCAACAACGTAGAAAAACACTTCGTAATAGTTTAAAAATCATGAATTTATCAAATAATTTAAGGGAAGATAGTATCTTTGCAAAACGCCCAGAACAATTATCAGTTCAAGAATTCATAAATCTTACTTCTAAAATAGAAAAAGATGCAGTTTGA
- a CDS encoding O-methyltransferase: MSFLPSNINEYVVNHSQREPQLLQQLNKETWQKVLNPRMLSGAFQGRVLAMISKLIQPTTILEIGTYTGYSALCLAEGMKANGTLFTIDKNEELADFAKKYFDKSPYKNQLKHLIGNALDILPTLNQKFDLVFIDADKSNYSNYFNLVIEKMNTGGVILSDNVLWNGKVVEEIKPKDLDTKSLIAYNKLLNSDNRIETILLPIRDGLSISRVK, from the coding sequence ATGAGTTTTTTACCTAGTAATATAAATGAATATGTAGTAAATCATTCTCAAAGAGAACCTCAACTTCTGCAACAATTAAATAAAGAAACTTGGCAAAAAGTATTAAACCCTAGAATGCTAAGTGGCGCTTTTCAAGGAAGAGTATTGGCAATGATTTCAAAATTAATACAACCTACAACCATTTTAGAAATAGGTACATATACAGGCTATTCTGCACTTTGTTTGGCTGAAGGAATGAAAGCAAATGGAACACTTTTTACAATTGATAAAAATGAAGAATTGGCAGATTTTGCAAAAAAATATTTTGATAAATCACCGTATAAAAATCAACTTAAACATTTAATAGGGAATGCATTGGATATATTGCCAACTCTTAATCAAAAATTTGATTTGGTTTTTATTGATGCAGATAAATCTAATTATAGTAATTATTTTAATTTAGTGATTGAAAAAATGAATACAGGAGGAGTAATTTTATCTGATAACGTATTGTGGAACGGGAAAGTTGTTGAAGAAATTAAACCTAAAGATTTAGACACAAAATCTTTAATAGCGTATAATAAATTATTAAATTCTGACAATAGAATTGAAACTATTTTATTACCTATACGTGATGGCTTATCAATAAGTAGAGTAAAATAA
- a CDS encoding DUF4286 family protein, with the protein MYIYNVTTNIDESIKNEWLKWMKEKHIPNMLATGKFSNAKMSQVMIQEEMGGITYSVQYTTDNFETLQKYYKENASQLRKEAFSLFGNKIVIFRTELKVISEQFSMSIKN; encoded by the coding sequence ATGTATATCTATAACGTTACAACAAATATTGATGAATCTATTAAAAATGAATGGTTAAAATGGATGAAAGAAAAGCATATTCCTAATATGCTTGCAACAGGAAAATTTAGCAATGCTAAAATGAGTCAAGTTATGATTCAAGAGGAAATGGGAGGTATTACCTATTCCGTACAGTATACAACTGATAATTTTGAAACGTTACAAAAATATTATAAAGAAAATGCATCTCAATTACGCAAGGAAGCATTCTCTCTTTTTGGTAATAAAATAGTTATTTTTAGAACTGAGTTAAAAGTAATAAGTGAACAATTTAGCATGAGTATAAAAAATTAA
- a CDS encoding RNA methyltransferase produces the protein MRKLKNSELGRLNVEEFKKKEKTPIIVILDNIRSLNNIGSVFRTSDAFLIEKIYLCGITAKPPHKEIHKTALGSTETVDWEYVTDTLTLIKKLQNKGVIIASIEQANHSTTLPDFNIEENQKYAVVFGNEVKGVQQEVVSASNYCIEIPQFGTKHSLNIAVSTGIVLWDLFKKIKF, from the coding sequence ATGAGAAAATTAAAAAATAGTGAGTTAGGAAGATTGAACGTTGAAGAATTTAAAAAAAAGGAGAAGACACCTATTATTGTTATTCTTGACAATATAAGAAGCTTGAATAATATAGGTTCGGTTTTTAGAACAAGTGATGCTTTTTTAATTGAGAAAATATATTTGTGCGGAATTACGGCAAAACCACCTCATAAAGAAATTCATAAAACAGCTTTAGGGTCAACAGAAACAGTAGATTGGGAATATGTAACAGATACTTTAACGCTGATAAAAAAACTACAAAATAAAGGAGTAATTATTGCATCTATTGAACAAGCTAACCATAGCACAACGTTACCAGATTTTAATATTGAAGAGAATCAAAAATATGCGGTTGTTTTTGGAAATGAAGTTAAAGGGGTTCAACAGGAAGTAGTTTCAGCCTCAAATTATTGTATTGAAATTCCACAGTTTGGAACAAAACACTCATTAAATATAGCTGTTAGTACAGGTATTGTACTTTGGGACTTATTTAAGAAAATAAAATTTTAA
- the mutS gene encoding DNA mismatch repair protein MutS, producing MAAKTKKVTPLMKQYNAIKMKYPDAMLLFRVGDFYETFGEDAKKAAKVLGIILTKRGAGSETETALAGFPHHSLNTYLPKLVKAGMRVAICDQLEDPKMTKTIVKRGVTELITPGVSLNDEVLQAKTNNFLAAIHFGKKHFGISFLDVSTGEFLTAQGNSEYIDKLLQNFNPSEVLVQKQFKSQFLELFGHQFYTFYLEDWIFQSEYALETLTNHFNVKTLKGFGINTLNEAIIASGVALHYLSETQHNNLNHIAVIKRVLEDNYVWMDRFTIRNLELYNATSDNAVTLLDVIDKTISPMGGRLLKRWLALPLKDINSIKKRHDIVKYFIDNATFFDLSTSQIKQISDIERFVSKVATGKINPREVVLLKNSLNAIIPIKKAALISNNESLKVIGEQLQSCTSLREKISKTLNEDAPVNINKGNTIASGVSVELDELRAISTSGKTYLEGMVSREIERTGISSLKIAFNNVFGYYIEVRNTHKDKVPEEWVRKQTLVSAERYITEELKEYETKILGAEEKIATLENNLFTQLVSSLLNYIEPIQLNAQLIAQIDCLISFAKIAKQYNYIRPQLDESTNLEIKNGRHPVIEKQLPIGEEYIANDVVLNRNLQQIIMITGPNMSGKSAILRQTALIVLLAQMGSYVPAQNARIGIVDKIFTRVGASDNISMGESTFMVEMNETANILNNISERSLVLLDEIGRGTSTYDGISIAWAIAEYLHEHPSKAKTLFATHYHELNDMTSTFKRIKNFNVSVKELKDKVIFLRKLVPGGSEHSFGIYVAKLAGMPTAVIHRASKMLKQLEKNHTNENVKETLKNASENDMQLSFFKLDDPLLEDIKEEILSTNIDTLTPIEALMKLNEIKRMLSKNKI from the coding sequence TTGGCAGCGAAAACCAAGAAAGTCACTCCTTTAATGAAACAATACAATGCTATTAAGATGAAATATCCTGATGCAATGTTATTGTTTAGAGTGGGTGATTTTTATGAAACCTTTGGTGAAGATGCCAAAAAAGCGGCTAAAGTTTTAGGTATTATTTTAACCAAACGAGGTGCTGGAAGTGAAACCGAAACAGCATTGGCTGGTTTTCCTCATCATTCATTAAACACCTATTTACCTAAATTGGTAAAAGCAGGAATGCGTGTTGCCATTTGTGATCAGTTAGAAGACCCAAAAATGACAAAAACTATTGTAAAACGTGGTGTTACAGAATTGATAACTCCAGGTGTTTCTTTAAACGATGAAGTTTTACAAGCAAAAACCAATAATTTTTTAGCTGCCATTCATTTTGGAAAAAAACATTTTGGTATCTCATTTTTAGACGTTTCTACAGGTGAGTTTTTAACTGCACAGGGAAATAGTGAATACATTGATAAACTACTCCAAAATTTCAATCCAAGTGAAGTATTGGTTCAAAAACAATTTAAATCCCAGTTTTTAGAACTATTTGGTCATCAATTTTATACTTTTTATTTAGAAGATTGGATTTTTCAATCTGAATATGCTTTGGAAACACTAACCAATCATTTCAACGTAAAAACACTAAAAGGGTTTGGTATTAATACTTTAAACGAAGCTATTATTGCCTCTGGTGTTGCACTTCACTATTTATCTGAAACACAACACAACAATTTAAATCATATTGCTGTAATTAAGCGTGTTTTGGAAGATAATTATGTTTGGATGGATCGTTTTACCATCCGTAATTTAGAATTATATAACGCTACTTCTGATAATGCCGTAACGCTTTTAGATGTTATTGACAAAACCATTTCTCCAATGGGTGGAAGATTGTTAAAAAGATGGCTTGCCTTACCTCTTAAAGACATAAATAGTATTAAAAAAAGGCATGATATTGTAAAATATTTTATTGATAATGCTACTTTTTTTGATCTTTCAACCTCACAAATAAAACAAATAAGTGATATTGAACGATTCGTGTCTAAAGTAGCAACTGGCAAAATAAATCCTAGAGAAGTAGTATTGCTTAAAAATTCATTAAATGCCATAATTCCTATAAAAAAAGCTGCCTTAATAAGTAATAATGAATCGTTAAAAGTTATTGGAGAACAATTACAAAGTTGCACCTCACTACGTGAAAAAATAAGTAAAACTTTAAATGAAGATGCCCCTGTTAATATTAACAAAGGGAATACTATTGCAAGTGGTGTTTCAGTTGAGTTGGATGAGCTAAGAGCTATTTCAACCTCTGGAAAAACATATCTAGAAGGTATGGTTTCTAGAGAAATTGAACGCACAGGTATTTCGTCTTTAAAAATAGCCTTTAACAATGTTTTTGGGTATTATATTGAAGTTAGAAATACCCATAAAGATAAAGTTCCAGAAGAATGGGTTCGAAAACAAACATTAGTAAGCGCTGAACGCTATATTACTGAAGAATTAAAAGAATATGAAACTAAAATTTTAGGTGCAGAAGAAAAAATTGCAACACTTGAAAATAATCTTTTTACACAACTGGTTAGTTCATTGCTAAATTATATTGAACCTATTCAACTCAATGCGCAATTAATTGCACAAATTGATTGTTTAATCTCTTTTGCTAAAATTGCCAAACAATATAATTATATACGGCCACAGTTAGATGAAAGTACCAATTTAGAAATTAAAAATGGTAGGCATCCTGTAATTGAAAAACAATTACCAATTGGTGAAGAATATATTGCAAACGATGTTGTTTTAAATAGAAATTTACAACAAATAATTATGATTACCGGTCCAAATATGAGTGGTAAATCTGCTATTTTACGCCAAACAGCATTAATTGTTTTATTGGCGCAAATGGGAAGTTATGTACCTGCCCAAAATGCTAGAATTGGTATTGTTGACAAAATTTTTACTAGAGTTGGAGCTAGTGATAATATTTCTATGGGTGAATCTACGTTTATGGTAGAAATGAATGAAACTGCCAACATTTTAAATAATATTTCCGAAAGAAGTTTAGTGCTTTTGGATGAAATTGGAAGGGGTACAAGTACGTATGACGGTATTTCAATTGCTTGGGCTATTGCTGAATATTTACACGAGCATCCTTCAAAAGCAAAAACATTATTTGCTACACATTATCACGAGTTAAATGATATGACGAGTACATTTAAGCGTATTAAAAATTTTAATGTTTCAGTTAAAGAACTAAAAGATAAAGTAATTTTTCTTCGAAAATTAGTTCCTGGCGGAAGTGAGCACAGTTTTGGAATTTACGTTGCTAAATTAGCCGGAATGCCAACAGCTGTTATTCATAGAGCAAGTAAAATGCTAAAACAGTTAGAAAAAAATCATACAAATGAAAATGTAAAAGAAACCTTAAAAAATGCTTCAGAAAACGATATGCAATTGAGCTTTTTTAAGTTAGATGACCCTTTGTTAGAAGATATTAAGGAAGAAATTCTCTCTACCAATATTGATACACTTACACCAATTGAAGCGTTAATGAAATTGAATGAGATTAAAAGAATGTTGAGTAAAAACAAAATATAG
- a CDS encoding Sec-independent protein translocase subunit TatA/TatB yields MYLFISGPEIFVVLLIVVMLFGADKLPEIARGLGKGMRQIKDATNDIKREINTSAKKNNIDIDLASNVKKEINKVKDNFDDFTRPVSKIKDSVEDFTGPIKRKKL; encoded by the coding sequence ATGTACTTATTTATTAGTGGTCCTGAAATTTTTGTTGTATTACTTATTGTTGTAATGCTTTTTGGAGCAGATAAACTTCCTGAAATAGCTCGTGGGCTTGGGAAAGGCATGCGTCAAATAAAGGATGCTACTAATGATATTAAAAGAGAAATTAATACCAGTGCAAAAAAAAATAATATTGACATTGATCTTGCCTCCAACGTTAAAAAAGAAATAAATAAAGTAAAAGATAATTTTGATGATTTTACCAGACCTGTTTCAAAAATAAAAGATTCCGTTGAAGATTTCACAGGCCCTATTAAACGAAAAAAGTTATAG
- the mgtE gene encoding magnesium transporter codes for MQFEITKEYIQQIQQLIAENKNTALLNLLEDLHYADVAEIIEELDTKEAIYLIKLLDSDVTSEVIAELDEDDREKILKRLSSKEIAEEIEELDTDDATDIIAELSEEQKKEVISHIEDEEHAKDIIELLRYDEDTAGGLMAKELVKVNENWNVLTCVKEMRKQAEEVTRVHSIYVVDDNDILKGRLSLKDLLTTSTKTAIKDVLIKKVDAVNVNDKAEDVARIMQKYDLEAIPVVDELGRLVGRITIDDIVDVIKEEAEKDYQLAAGITQDVEADDSIWKLTKARLPWLLIGMFGGLGAASIINGFQGAFLKFPVLLIFIPLIQATAGNVGVQSSAIVVQALANNTMKGEMANRIFKEFLLGLINGLVIASVVILISHFAFHTSFLISITVCVALITVIIMAALIGTFIPVFLEKQGIDPAVATGPFITTSNDVFGILIYFMIAKMILGF; via the coding sequence ATGCAGTTTGAAATTACAAAAGAATACATTCAACAAATTCAACAATTAATTGCTGAAAATAAAAACACCGCACTTTTAAATTTATTAGAAGATTTGCACTACGCTGATGTTGCTGAAATTATTGAAGAATTAGATACAAAAGAAGCCATTTATTTAATAAAGTTATTAGATAGTGATGTTACTTCTGAAGTAATTGCAGAACTTGATGAAGATGATCGTGAAAAAATATTAAAAAGGCTTTCTTCAAAAGAAATTGCTGAAGAAATTGAAGAATTAGACACTGATGATGCAACTGATATTATTGCAGAACTTTCTGAAGAACAAAAGAAAGAGGTAATTTCTCACATTGAAGATGAAGAACACGCAAAGGATATTATTGAACTTTTACGTTATGATGAAGATACCGCCGGTGGTTTAATGGCCAAAGAGCTAGTGAAAGTAAACGAAAACTGGAATGTACTTACATGTGTTAAAGAAATGCGTAAACAGGCCGAAGAAGTTACCAGAGTTCACTCTATTTATGTAGTTGATGATAACGATATTTTAAAAGGTAGACTTTCTTTAAAAGATTTACTAACAACCTCAACCAAAACAGCCATTAAAGATGTACTTATTAAAAAGGTTGATGCCGTAAATGTAAATGACAAAGCTGAAGACGTAGCAAGAATTATGCAAAAATATGATTTAGAAGCCATTCCTGTTGTAGATGAATTAGGGCGTTTGGTTGGAAGAATTACTATTGATGATATTGTTGATGTAATAAAAGAAGAGGCCGAAAAAGATTACCAACTAGCAGCAGGTATTACGCAAGATGTTGAAGCCGATGATAGTATTTGGAAATTAACAAAGGCTCGTTTACCTTGGCTACTTATAGGTATGTTTGGAGGGTTAGGTGCCGCAAGTATTATAAATGGTTTTCAAGGGGCTTTTTTAAAATTTCCAGTATTGTTAATTTTTATTCCTTTAATTCAAGCTACAGCTGGTAATGTTGGGGTACAATCATCTGCAATAGTTGTACAGGCATTGGCAAATAATACCATGAAAGGAGAAATGGCAAATCGTATTTTTAAAGAGTTTTTATTGGGTTTAATTAATGGTCTTGTTATTGCCAGTGTAGTAATTTTAATCAGCCATTTTGCATTTCACACTTCATTTTTAATTTCAATAACCGTTTGTGTTGCTTTAATTACTGTAATTATAATGGCCGCTCTCATAGGTACATTTATTCCCGTATTTTTAGAAAAACAAGGGATAGATCCTGCTGTTGCTACAGGTCCTTTTATAACTACCAGTAATGATGTTTTTGGTATTTTAATTTATTTTATGATTGCAAAAATGATTTTAGGCTTTTAA
- a CDS encoding sigma-70 family RNA polymerase sigma factor, translating to MPLTNKHKLNPTKWVILHADYLFNYTISRVSNHDIAKDLVQDTFFAALKAKDNFQGKASERTWLISILKRKIIDYYRKINSAKGKAEVKMSFYTDGDREGEWIEECVPTDWNNEVEKSIENDELGVALEECIEDLPEKYAMVFRMKTIQQFETEEICKELEITSSNLWVIIHRARTQLRKCMEENWFKN from the coding sequence ATGCCGTTAACTAACAAACACAAGCTCAATCCTACTAAATGGGTAATACTCCACGCAGATTATCTTTTTAATTATACAATTAGTAGAGTTAGCAATCATGATATAGCAAAAGATTTAGTACAAGATACTTTTTTTGCGGCTTTAAAAGCAAAAGATAATTTTCAGGGTAAAGCAAGTGAACGAACTTGGTTAATTTCTATTCTTAAGCGAAAAATAATTGACTATTACCGTAAAATTAATTCGGCTAAAGGCAAGGCAGAAGTGAAAATGAGCTTTTATACTGATGGAGATAGAGAGGGTGAATGGATAGAAGAATGTGTTCCAACAGATTGGAATAACGAAGTTGAAAAAAGTATTGAAAATGATGAGTTAGGGGTAGCCTTAGAAGAATGTATTGAAGACTTGCCAGAAAAGTATGCAATGGTTTTTAGAATGAAAACAATTCAACAATTTGAAACAGAAGAAATATGTAAGGAACTTGAGATAACCTCGTCAAATCTTTGGGTAATCATCCACAGAGCGAGAACTCAACTTAGAAAATGTATGGAAGAAAATTGGTTTAAAAATTAA
- a CDS encoding tetratricopeptide repeat protein — protein MHKLLLILFCCFSLQFYAQEQQLALQYFRNGNYEKAASFYKVLHKKHPYNTSYTNYLIDCYQQLEKFEEVKIIVNNQLKKFPNQEYLYIKLGYNYQLQHLQEKATLNYQKALKAIEKKPSTGYLIGKTFQKSNLLNYALLSYKKAMKLNPSLNYYFQIAAIYGEKAEIENMFNTYLDLIANNNNYLPIAKNYIGKFITNDAHNKYNVLLKKIVLKRLQNNPKISWNKLLSWLFIQQKNYNKALIQEKALYKRNLGSLQNIIEIGKISFQNNSYETSIKCFNYVIEHTNDLEIELISKLYLLEIDIKTNTTIEIIETKFQQLFNQYGKNSETANIQVKYAEFLAFKKTEPEKAISILNEVLKLPINKFQKGKIKTTLADILVYTNKFNSALIYYTQVQNNLKNHPIGQAARFKIAQTSYFKGDFDWAQSQLKILKNSTSQLIANDALDLNLLITDNTVKDSLKIALKKYAIADLLSYQQKNQQAIDTLQVILENYKGHPIEDEALFKQAKLYEKLNEFEKAANNYLQIISLNKDDILVDDTVYFLAELYLNKLNNLEKAKEYYQKIIFEFPSSIYLVDARKKYRKLRGDLIN, from the coding sequence ATGCATAAATTATTATTGATATTATTCTGTTGTTTTTCTTTGCAGTTTTATGCTCAAGAACAGCAACTTGCATTGCAATATTTTAGAAATGGTAATTATGAAAAAGCAGCATCTTTTTATAAAGTTTTACACAAAAAACACCCATACAACACTAGCTATACTAACTATTTAATTGATTGCTATCAACAATTAGAAAAATTTGAAGAAGTAAAAATCATTGTAAACAATCAATTAAAAAAATTCCCAAACCAAGAATATTTATACATTAAATTAGGGTATAATTACCAATTACAACATCTACAAGAAAAGGCAACTTTAAACTATCAAAAAGCACTAAAAGCAATTGAAAAAAAACCATCTACAGGTTACTTAATTGGAAAAACTTTTCAAAAGAGTAATTTGCTAAACTACGCTTTACTTTCCTACAAAAAGGCTATGAAATTAAACCCTTCATTAAATTATTATTTTCAAATAGCTGCTATTTATGGTGAAAAAGCAGAGATAGAAAATATGTTTAATACGTATTTGGATTTAATTGCTAACAACAATAATTACCTACCAATTGCAAAGAATTATATAGGTAAATTTATTACCAATGACGCTCATAACAAATACAATGTTTTACTAAAAAAAATAGTGCTTAAACGTTTACAAAACAACCCGAAAATTAGCTGGAACAAATTATTGAGTTGGCTTTTTATACAACAAAAAAATTATAATAAAGCGCTAATACAAGAAAAAGCACTCTATAAAAGAAATTTAGGCAGCCTACAAAACATTATTGAAATTGGTAAAATTTCATTTCAAAATAACAGCTATGAAACTTCCATAAAATGCTTTAATTATGTTATAGAACACACAAATGATTTAGAGATTGAATTAATTTCAAAATTATATTTATTAGAAATTGACATTAAAACAAATACAACAATTGAAATTATTGAAACTAAATTTCAACAACTATTTAACCAATATGGCAAAAACAGTGAAACCGCAAACATACAAGTTAAATATGCTGAATTTTTAGCCTTTAAAAAAACCGAGCCAGAAAAAGCCATTTCAATCTTAAATGAGGTATTAAAATTACCCATAAATAAATTTCAAAAAGGCAAAATAAAAACAACATTAGCTGATATTTTAGTATACACTAATAAATTTAATAGCGCTTTAATCTATTATACTCAGGTTCAAAATAATTTAAAAAATCATCCTATCGGACAAGCAGCACGATTTAAAATTGCACAAACTTCCTATTTTAAAGGTGATTTTGATTGGGCTCAATCGCAATTAAAAATATTAAAAAATTCTACATCACAACTCATTGCAAATGATGCGCTAGATTTAAATCTCTTGATAACTGATAATACTGTAAAAGACAGTTTGAAAATTGCACTAAAAAAATATGCAATTGCAGATTTACTTTCATATCAACAAAAAAATCAACAAGCAATAGATACCTTACAAGTAATTCTAGAAAATTACAAAGGACATCCAATTGAAGATGAAGCACTGTTTAAACAAGCTAAACTTTATGAAAAATTAAATGAGTTTGAAAAAGCAGCAAACAATTATTTACAAATTATAAGTTTAAATAAAGATGATATTTTAGTTGATGATACTGTTTATTTTTTGGCAGAATTGTACTTGAATAAATTAAACAATCTTGAAAAAGCTAAAGAATATTATCAAAAAATTATCTTTGAATTTCCCTCTAGTATTTATTTAGTTGATGCTCGCAAAAAATACAGAAAATTAAGGGGAGACCTCATAAATTAA